From a single Arachis hypogaea cultivar Tifrunner chromosome 3, arahy.Tifrunner.gnm2.J5K5, whole genome shotgun sequence genomic region:
- the LOC112770296 gene encoding uncharacterized protein isoform X1 → MCFVLSKVGFVPKEEGSFGEPSKVTKSPNLRLTPFNCSELFAGSPQYTQKESSVVDSGADEDAKYPLLKRNSADAVVDKLNKVDSSKNSCDEVDESKEFFYVVGLNRGSVDAEKDVKPSLKRLRKSLRLQFDEGDESHGSGNDGSFGHGVN, encoded by the exons ATGTGCTTTGTATTATCCAAAGTTGGGTTTGTACCAAAAGAAGAAGGATCATTTGGGGAACCCTCTAAGGTTACCAAATCACCGAATTTGAGATTGACTCCTTTCAACTGCTCTGAGCTCTTTGCTGGTTCGCCTCAATATACCCAAAAGGAATCAAGTGTTGTTGACTCGGGAGCTGATGAAGATGCTAAG TATCCTCTCCTTAAGAGAAATTCTGCTGATGCTGTGGTGGATAAGTTAAATAAAGTGGATAGTTCTAAAAATTCATGCGATGAAGTTGATGAAAGTAAAGAG TTTTTTTATGTGGTTGGCCTTAATCGAGGCTCTGTTGATGCTGAGAAAGATGTGAAGCCTTCGTTGAAGAGATTGAGAAAATCCTTGAGGCTGCaatttgatgaaggtgatgagtcTCATGGCTCGGGAAATGATGGCTCCTTTGGACATGGGGTTAATTGA
- the LOC112770296 gene encoding uncharacterized protein isoform X2, producing MKLFSVVPNQGSFRATRHQFKLIFQFRTTVRDVICDFISKSALTISSFIELLETKEDSDFLVDVVGLLVSVSKEKEYDKNGKKMKMAVMELAENEFRVKVLVENSTGVSIFVLFDREASYLLNKTCAQLFEQHLKDVDVVFGTQSPSIF from the exons ATGAAGCTCTTCTCTGTTGTGCCAAACCAAGGATCTTTTAGGGCCACTAGGCATCAGTTTAAGTTGATTTTCCAATTTAGGACTACTGTTAGGGATGTTATCTGcgattttatttcaaaatctgctCTTACAATCTCTTCATTCATTGAACTTTTGGAAACCAAAGAGGATTCCGATTTCTTAGTTG ATGTGGTGGGTCTGTTGGTCTCTGTATCAAAAGAGAAAGAATATGataaaaatggaaagaagatgaagatggcTGTGATGGAACTTGCTGAAAATGA GTTTAGAGTGAAGGTGTTGGTTGAAAATTCCACTGGTGTTTCTATTTTTGTCCTCTTTGATCGTGAGGCAAGTTACCTACTGAATAAGACTTGTGCCCAGCTGTTTGAACAACATCTTAAGGATGTTGAT GTTGTGTTTGGCACACAGTCTCCTTCTATATTCTAA